GAGACGGAGAACAATGTCCGGGTGCATCACTTAACACTGATGAAAAATTGGAGGTAGCCAGGCAATTAGAGAATCTTAAAGTTGATGTAATAGAAGCAGGCTTCCCCATTGCTTCACCAGGAGATTTTGAAGGGGTAAAATTAGTTGCTCAAACCATTAAAGGTTGTAGTATTGCCGGTTTAGCTCGAACAATAAAAAAAGATATTGAAAGAGCCTGGGAAGCAATCAAATATTCCGAAAGACCGCGAATCCATACTTTTATTGCCACTTCTCCCATTCACATGAAATATAAACTGCAGCTTTCTCCCGAACAAGTTTTAGAACAAGCAATTGAGGCAGTAAGATATACCCGCAAGCTCTGTCCGGAAGTGGAATTTTCTGCCGAAGATGCCAGCAGGAGTGAGAAAGAATTTTTATACAGAATTTTTAAAGAAGTAATCAAGGCCGGTGCCACTATCGTAAATGTACCTGATACGGTAGGATATGCTCAACCGGAAGAGTTTGGCAGATTAATAAAAAATATTAAAGAAAATGTTTCTAATATTGAAAAGGCGGTCATTAGTGTCCATTGTCATAACGACCTGGGCTTGGCGGTGGCCAATTCCTTGGAAGCAATCAAAAATGGAGCCACTCAAATAGAGTGCACTATAAATGGAATTGGCGAGAGAGCAGGAAATGCATCTTTGGAAGAAGTGGTGATGGCTATTCATACCAGGAAAGATCTTTATCATAAAGTTACCCGGATTAATTCCACACAAATATATCCTGTCAGCAGATTGGTGAGCAAATTAACTGGCTTTACAATTCAACCCAATAAGGCAATAGTGGGGAAAAATGCCTTTGCCCATGAGGCAGGAATTCATCAGGCTGGAATCTTGAAAGAGCGTA
This window of the Candidatus Atribacteria bacterium genome carries:
- a CDS encoding 2-isopropylmalate synthase — its product is MTDNILIFDTTLRDGEQCPGASLNTDEKLEVARQLENLKVDVIEAGFPIASPGDFEGVKLVAQTIKGCSIAGLARTIKKDIERAWEAIKYSERPRIHTFIATSPIHMKYKLQLSPEQVLEQAIEAVRYTRKLCPEVEFSAEDASRSEKEFLYRIFKEVIKAGATIVNVPDTVGYAQPEEFGRLIKNIKENVSNIEKAVISVHCHNDLGLAVANSLEAIKNGATQIECTINGIGERAGNASLEEVVMAIHTRKDLYHKVTRINSTQIYPVSRLVSKLTGFTIQPNKAIVGKNAFAHEAGIHQAGILKERTTYEIMTPQSVGLESNSLVLGKHSGRHALKNKLEEMGYVLDKEKLNEVFEKFKKLADKKKEIFIEDLEAIVSEEIIGKVPETFCLDYFHINTGNNTLPTATVRLLFQDKKFEDAACGDGPVDASFRAIDRITKLKLKLVDYNVRALTKGKDAQGEATIKIRDAKGNIFTGRSTSTDTLEASIRAYLKAVNRIVYNLVSTTHD